CTTATAGGTGCCGTCATAGGCCCAGGTCGTCGTCTCGTCGCCGCTGATCGTCGCCGTCAGCCGGTTGCCATTGGCGGGGTCATAGGTGAAGGTCGAGGTCTGGTAGCTGCTCGCCGTCGTGTAGTCGCGCCGGGCGGTCAGGCTGCCCTGCTCCGGTGCGGCCGCATGGGCGTTGTCGTCGTAGAACAACAGCGTCTGCCTCAGCAATGTGCCGGTCAGATCGACACCTTCATAGGTGCGCTGCCGGTGCGGCAGCGACCTGATGTATTTGGCGGTGTTGACGGTGTAGTCGGTGTCGACCAGAACCTCGTCGCCCTCCTTGTCGGTGCGGCCGTGGTTGATCTCGGCGGTGATGTTGCCCCAGGCGTCGAAGCTGCGCGTCGTCTTCAGCGTCCGCGTGACGCTGCCTTCGGTGCGGGTCGTGGTCGTCGCCGTGTTCAGCGCCGAATAGGGCAGTGTCGCCGTCTTCAGCGCATAGGTCTCACCGACGGTACGGCGCACGACGCCGTCGTCGTCGAGATGCTCGATCTTCGACGGCAGGCCGACTGCGGCGTTGGACAGGACATAGGTGGTCCGCACGACCGGCGATGCAGTGTCGCCGGCAATCTTCGGCAGGCTCTTCGTCACCGTGCCGAAGCCGAGGAAGCGGCGCCGGCTCGCATCGTAGTATCCGTTCGCATAGCTGTAGGCGGTCGTCGCCGTGTCCCCACGACCATCGGCTGCCGTAACCGTGGCCACCGTCGGCAGCACGAAGGGCAGGAACTTGTTTGCATAGGCCGTCGAGGGTCGATAGGCCGTCTTGACCTGCCCGCCCTGCTCGTTCGTCACGGTGTTCAGCAGATTGGCCGGACCGCCTGCCGCTGTGCCGTAGAGGATCGAGTACGGAGTATTGGCGAAATGATCGAAGAGCTTGTTCGTATAGTCGGAATTTTCCAGCGGCGGCTTGTCGCTGTAGTCTGGGTCATACGGGTTCGTCGACGGCGCCGCCAGCGTTGCCGGAGCAGCTAAAAGATCCGTTTGACCGTCACCATTGAAATCCCCAGCCGTCATGAAACTCGTTGACCGGCCGAGATAGGTCTGAGGGAAAGTATTGCCCTCCTGCGATTGGTGCATGCGGAAGGAATACCACCTGCTATTGCTAAGATTGACAAGCCTGGCGCTTCTTGTCGGCAAGACTCCGAGGCCGAGTTCGGCCTTGCCATCGCCATCGGCGTCGGAAACGAACGGCGACGTCGCCTGTTCCATATCATCGACTGGAAGCTTCTCTCTCCAAGGTACCAGCCGGTCGCCGGTGAACAGGTAGATCGAGATGAAGCCATCGGCTTCGTCGCCGTCATTCTGGCCGAAATAGAAGTTGACGAGATCGTCAAGTCCGTCGCCGTTGAGGTCCAGCGCCACCCAGTTCTTGCCGCATTTGTAGGTGGAGCCGCATTTGGCGATACCGATGGTGGGCGTCTCGCTGACGCCGTTGTGGCTGACGTTAAGCGTAACGGGAACCCCGCCGTTGTTGATGCCGCTGGCACCAACCCTCTGGGTGCGGCCGTCACCGAAAAAGTTGCCGTAGCCTTTCCCCAGCCCAGCGAGACTGTCTCGGCCGTCGCCGTCCCAGTCGATGGAAAAGCTCGAGCCGTTGCCGCAGAGCCCTTTAAGCCGCGAATCCGTAATCGCATTCGATGCCCCCTCCGCCGCAAGGCAATCATTGACGTCGACAGCGAATGTGTCTCCACTCTTGGTAAAGGTCGCCTGGTAGCGAACAGTTGCCGCTTCGGTATCGTTCGTCAGTACAAGCGTTTGCGTCTGGGTCTTGTCAGTGCCGAAGCGTCCCCAAGCGACGCCATTGACGATCTTCGCGACAGTCTTGTCATCGTCGTTGAAGGCAAAACCCACGCACGGCAAGCCCACGTTCTGCGACGAAAATGTCGCGTTTCTATCAGGGCTATGGAAGAGCACAGAGCTGCAACTTGAATCAGTGAAGGAGTCAAATTTGCTTTTGAGAATTTCCGTCACGCCGTCCGAGTTGAGGTCGGCGCCGGCCAAAGCGGCTCTCCAATAGACTCTGGAGAATTGCTTCCCCGGATAGGGATAGTCGTCATTCATTACCCTCCAAGAGACGACACGCCGCTGGTAGGGCATGCCGGTGAGACCTTCGATCGTCTTGCCGCTGAAACCCGTCCCGCTCGCATCGTTGTAGTCGAAGGTCGTTTTCGGCAGCGCCGTGCCGCCGGTGATCGTCTCGTCCTCGTCCAGGACGACATTGCCGCCGAAGTGCTGCACCGAGATCAGCCGCGACGCCAGGCTCAACGGCGCGGGATCGTAAGAGAGCGCATAGCCAGCCGACACGGTGGAGCTCGTCTTCACCAGGATCGTCTTGATCCGCTTGGTGATCGTCGAGATCGTGTGGCCGTTGGCGGCGGTGATATAGTCAGGACGCGTCTCGTAGAAGAACTGGATGCTCCGCCCGTTGTAGGAGACCGTCTTCGGATAACAGACCGGCATGTCGGCGCAGTCGTAGCTATAGCTGACCGTATTGCCGTAGGTGTCCTTCACCGTTCTCGCAAGCCAGCGGTAATTGAAGGCGATATCCTTGGCATCTTCCGTCGTGGCGGCCGAGGCGGCGATCTTGCCGACCGACTCGAAGGTCGTCACCGTGCCGTCGCGGCCGGTCACCTGCCAAGTGTTGCTGGCGCTGTCGAACTTGATCCTCAGATAGTTCTCGACTTCCGAGACCCAATTGCCGCCAGAATCACACGAAGCCCCCTCGCCCGCACATTTGACGAGCGGCTCGCCATTCAGAAGATAGACGTCCTCCGGTAGATATTGCGGCACGCCGAGCTGGTATCCTGCCCGTTCAATCACCGGCACACCGGACAGTCCCCAGCCATAGCCGAGCCAGCCCTGGTATTCGCCGCCGGTCTTCGTCTTGCGGCCTGAGTTGTAGCTCAGCCCGAGCTTCGGCTCGAGGCCGCGGAACGCCGGAATCTCGATCGGATAGTTGTAGGTGAAGACACCATTGTTGCCGACCTCCGGCTGCCCCGTCTCGATGCGCCGGACCGCCTCGTTGGCGCCATCGGGATTGACGTGCACCTCGGCCGTCTGAGCCTGGAGATTGGAAAGGAGAGAAAGAAAAAAGATCGAAGAGACGAAGATACCGCCAACACGCATAGAGAGAGTGCCACCTGCCACCAATGATTGCAGCATGGCTAGGACGGAATCGGCCGCAACTCAATGGGGTAACAATAAATTCCCACACTAAAAAATAAGGGGAACAAAAAGTGGGTTAACGGGGCGGTAAAGGACGCCCGATGATGAGAAGGCAAATCACGTCTCCGCAGGTCATTTTTGTGGAGCGTGACGGCGTGACCGGTTAGGGGGCCGATGCCGCCCTTCGGCAACCTTGGCACAATTTTCCGCCCTCCACCCAATACAGACTATGTCGCGCGGCGAGGCAAAGGCCGAGGCGGCACCACGCAACGCTCGCCGCCGCCGAAGAGCCGTGAGCGCGTCAGGAAGCGCTTCTCGCGGCCGTTGTCGAGCGAGAACATGCCGCCCCTGCCCGGCACCACGTCGATGATCAACTGGGTGTGCTTCCAGACCTCGTATTGGCTGGCGCTGATATAGACCGGCACGCCGTCGATCTCGCCGAGCTTCACATCGTTGTCGCCGACGATGTAATCATCGGCCGGGTAGCACATGGGCGACGAGCCATCGCAACAGCCGCCCGATTGGTGGAACAGGATATCCGGATGATCGCGCCGGATTTCGCGGATGAGCGCGATCGCCGCGTCGGTCGCAAGCACGCGCGGCTCGCCACTTGTTTCCGTCATGGTTTGCTCCTTCCTGCCTGCATGTCTCCTTAAATCGACTTCGATTTAAGGACGAAGACCTGCAGCAAATCAAAGTGCTAAAGCGACCTTTGCGCGTCTGATAAGACGCGCGGCGCTGTAGACGCCGACGGCTCCCGATGGAACATCGGGAGCCTGCCGGGAGGATGACCGGCACAGGCGGGATGAGAAAGTGCGAGCGGTTTGACGCCCGCATCCCGCCTGATTTCTGCCGGGATCAGAAGAAGCCGAGCGCCTTCGGGCTGTAGCTCACCAGCATGTTCTTGGTCTGCTGGTAATGGTCGAGCATCATCTTGTGCGTCTCGCGGCCGATGCCCGATTGCTTGTAGCCGCCGAAGGCGGCATGCGCCGGGTAGGCATGGTAGCAATTGGTCCAGACGCGGCCGGCCTGGATTTCGCGGCCGAAGCGGTAGCAGCGATTGGCGTCGCGGCTCCACACGCCGGCACCGAGGCCGTAGAGCGTGTCATTGGCGATCTCGAGCGCCTCGTCCTCGGTCTTGAAGGTGGTCACCGACACGACCGGTCCGAAGATTTCCTCCTGGAAGATCCGCATCTTGTTGTGCCCACGGAACACCGTCGGCTTGACGTAGTAGCCACCGGCGAGGTCGCCCTCGAGCACGTTGCGCCCGCCGCCGGCCAGGACCTCGGCGCCTTCCTGCTTGCCGATGTCGATATAGGAGAGGATCTTCTCCAACTGTTCGCCCGACGCCTGCGCGCCGATCATCGTTGCACTGTCGAGCGGATTGCCCTGCCGGATCGCCTCGACCCGCTTCACCGCCCGCTCCATGAAGCGATCATAGATGCTTTCCTGGACCAGCGCCCGGCTCGGGCAGGTGCAGACCTCGCCCTGGTTGAGCGCGAACATCGCGAAGCCTTCGAGCGCTTTGTCGAAATAGTCGTCGTCCTCATTGAGCACGTCGGCGAAGAAGATGTTCGGCGACTTGCCGCCGAGCTCGAGTGTGACGGGGATGAGGTTTTGGCTGGCATATTGCATGATCAGCCGCCCCGTCGTCGTCTCCCCGGTAAAGGCGATCTTGGCGATGCGCGGGCTGGTCGCCAGCGGCTTGCCCGCTTCGAGCCCGAAGCCGTTGACGATGTTGAGCACGCCCGGCGGCAACAGGTCGGCGATCAATTCGGCGAGGATGAGGATCGAGGCCGGCGTCTGCTCGGCTGGCTTCAGGACGACGCAGTTGCCGGCGGCAAGGGCCGGCGCCACCTTCCAGGCGGCCATCAGGATCGGGAAGTTCCACGGAATGATCTGGCCGACGACACCGAGCGGCTCATGGAAATGGTAGGCGACCGTATCGTGGTCGATCTCGCCGATCGAGCCTTCCTGTGCCCGGATGCAGGCGGCGAAATAGCGGAAATGGTCGATCGCCAGCGGAATATCGGCGGCCATGGTTTCGCGGATCGGTTTGCCGTTGTCCCAGGTCTCGGCCCGCGCCAGAAGTTCGAGATTGTCCTCCATCCGCGCGGCGATCTTCATCAGGATGTTGGAGCGCTCGGTGGTCGAGGTGCGGCCCCACTTCTCCTTGGCGGCATGGGCAGCATCGAGTGCGAGCTCGATATCGGCGGCATCCGATCGGGCTATCTGGCAGAGCGAACCGCCGGTGACAGGCGTGGTATTGTCGAAATAGCGGCCGGCGACCGGCTCGCGCCATTCACCGCCGATGAAATTTCCATACTTGTGCTTGAACGGGTTATCGAGAATTTTCTGATGCAGCATCGCTTCCTCCCTTGGAAAAACCAGCACTCCAATTTGCTGTGGGAGGTAGAGTGAAGCCGAGCGCGGATTTTCGGTAGTGCGCCGCAGCAGCCTGCAACGCCATCTGTTTCAGAATTGAGACAGGTTATTGTCCATTGTCGTGCTGCAGCGCAGCAATGACTGAGAGTTTCTCGCCTGGGTCTGCCCCTCATCCGCCTGCCGGCACCTTCTCCCCGCAAGCGGGGCGAAGGGACGATGCCGCGCCGTCTCAGTCCCCTCTCCCCGTCAAAACGGGGAGAGGGCCAGTCCTTGTCCGAACCGGATAGATTGGTAACAGAACGGACCGTTTACATAGGTGACAGTTCTCTAGATGCCGGGAGGACCGGCGATGGTTTGGAGAGAGACTGGCATCATGGAGGAGCGGCTGAAGTTTGTTGCGGCATGTTTGTCCGGCGAGGAGACGATGGCTGGGCTTTGCGCGCTCTACGGGATATCGCGCAAGACGGGCTATAAATGGCTGAGACGCTTTCAGCTGCGCGGTCCTGCGGGGCTGGAGGATCTGCCGCGAGCACCACTTAACCACGGGCGGGCGACGGCGGCAGAGCTGGTGGAGCGGATCGTGGCGGAGAAGGAAGCGCATCCGCTATGGGGTCCGAAGAAGATCGTTGCGCGGCTGGCGCGACAGGACCCGGCGACGGCTTGGCCGTCGGCTTCAACGGCGGGAGCGATCCTCAATCGGCACGGGCTGGTCGGGCGGCGGCGCGCCCGGTGGAAGGGGGCCGGCAACGGCCCTTGGCCGGAGCCGGCGATGCCAAATGCGGTATGGACGGGCGACCACAAAGGCTGGTTCACGACCCGCGACGGCTGGCGCTGCGAACCGCTGACGGTGATGGATGTCAAAAGCCGTTATCTGCTGGCGCTGGAGGCGACCGGCTCGACCGGTGACGAAGAGGCCTGGCCGGTGTTCGAGCGGCTGTTTGACGAGCATGGCCTGCCCGACCGCATCAGGACCGACAACGGTCCGCCCTTCGCGGCGGCCGGTGTCACCGGACTGACGCCGCTATCCCTACGCTTCGTGCGGCTGGGGATTACGCTGGAGCGCATTGCGCCAGGTAAGCCGCAGCAAAACGGAAAGCACGAGCGCTTCCATCTGACCATGCTGCCGCTGGCAAAAGCGCCGGCAGCCGACCGGGCCGCGCAGGCCGAAGCCTTCGAAGCGTTTCGGCGTGAGTACAATGAGGAGCGACCGCACGAGACGCTCGGCATGGACACGCCGGCCGAGCACTACCGGGCCTCGACGCGCAAAATGCCGGTCAGCCCTCCCGAACCCGATTATCCGGCCGAGGCCGCGGTGCGCAAGGTGCGCCACAACGGCGCCGTCAAATGGCAGGGCGCGGAGATTTACGTCTCGGCCACGCTGGTCGGAGAGGTGGTCGCCATTGAGGAGACGGAGAGCGGCGAATGGACGATGCGCTTCTACGCCCATCGCCTCGGCTTTATCGACGAGAAACGCGGCAGGCTCGTCCGCAAAACCGTCTTGCAACCCCGACCAGCCGTCGGTCTTGCGGACGAGCTACGGGAAGAACTGTAACCCATGTATCCGGTTCAATGTGTTACCCACCTATCGGCTGGACATCCTCGGGTTAAACCCGAGGAGAGGGGCATTCTTTAGCTTCGACGCCGGTGCATCGGCTCAATTCAACGAAAGCCGCTTCATCTTGCGGTAGAGCGTCGCACGGCTGATGCCGAGCAGGTCGGCGGCCATCGACACATTGCCGTTGGTGCGCGACAGTACGCGGCGGAGCGCTGCTCGCTCGGCGTCCGGCAATTCGGCCCCCTCCCGGGGAACACCCTCCTGGAGCAGGTCGGAGGCGGGAACGCCGGCTGCAATGCGCCTGTCGTCGAGCCCGAGCCACTGCCGGGCCGCCCGCGTGGCGCCGAGCACGAGGTCATCGCGATCGACGGCGAGCAGAGCCGGTCCTTGGCGATCGGCCGGCACGAGCACGATCCGCGCCTCGGCAAAGGCCCGGCGGAACAGGTTTGCCTCGATGCGGGCGGCGGCATCCCGCACCGCTTGCGAGAGGATCGAGAGCGTCGCCTCGGAGGCGTCGTCGCGGCAGGTGGAAATGTCGAGCGCCGCGGCAAGGCGCCCGGTTTCGTCGCGGATCGGCGCTGTCGCGCAGCTCAAACCGATATTGCGGCTCAAGAAATGTTGATCGCGATGGATGACGACGGGGCGCTCGTCGGCAATCGCCGTACCGATGCCGTTGGTTCCGACGCTCGCCTCGCTCCACACGGTCCCCGACCAAAGCCCGACGCCGCGAAAATCGGCATCGTCCCCGTCTGCCCCGCGTCGCTCGAGCGCAATGCCCTTGTCGTCGGTCAGCAACAGGCAGCATCCGGACTTGACGATGACGGCGAACAGCCGGTCGAGTTCGCCGACGGCTTCCGCAATCAGCACCTCGGAGCGTTCGCGCGCCTGCCGAAATTCGCCAACGTCGAGGCGCCATGGCAAGCGCGCCTCCTCAGGGGCCAGACCGTGCAGGGTCATGCAGCGCCGCCACGAGGCGGCGACCGGCGAACTGACGGCTGCCGACGACTGTTGCGCGGTTCTGTAGACGTGTTCCGTATGGTCCCTGATTGCAGGCATTCGCTCCCTCCCTGAAAGCGTCCTCCGGCGGCAAATCGCCTGCACCCTCCCGGTTCGGTACAGCCGTATCGGCGGCCACTATGGCCGAGACTGCGCGGCGGGTCTACCCAGACGAAGGTCGGGCCAGCGCTGCCCTTCGTCGGCAGACCGGCCGGCAGTATCGACCCGGCCGCCGATATGCTACGCCGTCCGCCAGTTCCTGCGACTCGCCCGCAATACCCGCCCGCAACACCGGTCGTCCGCCATGCTTCGTGATTTCTCAGTGCAAAGCCTCTTCATGGGCGTCCTTATCGCCTTCGTCGGCTTCGCCAGTTCCTTCGCCGTCATTCTGCATGGCCTCGCAGGCGTCGGCGCCACGGAAACCCAGGCAGCCTCGGGCCTGATGGCCCTGTCTCTTTCCATGGGCGTCTGCGCGATCGTCATCAGCATCATCACGCGGCTTCCCGTCAGCATCGCCTGGTCGACCCCCGGTGCGGCGCTGCTGGCAACGTCAGGAGCCGTCCAAGGGGGCTTCAATGCCGCCGTCGGCGCCTTCCTCGTTTGCGCCCTGCTGATCGTCGTCGCCGGCCTCTGGAAGCCGCTCGGACGGGTGGTCTCCTCCATTCCGCCGGCGCTCGCAAACGCGATGCTCGCCGGCGTGCTGTTGAGCCTCTGTTTCGCGCCGGTGAAGGCGATCGCTTTCAATCCGCTCTTCGGTCTGCCGATCGTCCTCGCCTGGGCGATCGTCGGCAGCGTCAACAAGCTTTATGCCGTTCCCGCCGCGCTTGTCGCCTTCGTTCTTGTGATCGCCTTCGGCGTCGAGATGCCGGACGGCGCCTTTGCGAAGCTCTCGTCCGCCCTCGTCCCCGAGGCTGAATTCGTTCCGCCGGTTTTCAATGCCGCGGCGATGATCAGCATCGCCCTGCCGCTCTTCATCGTCACCATGGCGTCACAGAACATTCCCGGCATCGCGGTGCTGAAGGTCAATGATTATCACCCGAATCCCGGCCCGCTCTTCGCCACGACCGGGCTCTTTTCGTTGTTCAGCGCACCGTTCGGCGGCCACGCCGTCAACCTGGCGGCGATCACCGCGGCGATGTGCG
This DNA window, taken from Sinorhizobium fredii NGR234, encodes the following:
- a CDS encoding toxin TcdB middle/N-terminal domain-containing protein, encoding MRVGGIFVSSIFFLSLLSNLQAQTAEVHVNPDGANEAVRRIETGQPEVGNNGVFTYNYPIEIPAFRGLEPKLGLSYNSGRKTKTGGEYQGWLGYGWGLSGVPVIERAGYQLGVPQYLPEDVYLLNGEPLVKCAGEGASCDSGGNWVSEVENYLRIKFDSASNTWQVTGRDGTVTTFESVGKIAASAATTEDAKDIAFNYRWLARTVKDTYGNTVSYSYDCADMPVCYPKTVSYNGRSIQFFYETRPDYITAANGHTISTITKRIKTILVKTSSTVSAGYALSYDPAPLSLASRLISVQHFGGNVVLDEDETITGGTALPKTTFDYNDASGTGFSGKTIEGLTGMPYQRRVVSWRVMNDDYPYPGKQFSRVYWRAALAGADLNSDGVTEILKSKFDSFTDSSCSSVLFHSPDRNATFSSQNVGLPCVGFAFNDDDKTVAKIVNGVAWGRFGTDKTQTQTLVLTNDTEAATVRYQATFTKSGDTFAVDVNDCLAAEGASNAITDSRLKGLCGNGSSFSIDWDGDGRDSLAGLGKGYGNFFGDGRTQRVGASGINNGGVPVTLNVSHNGVSETPTIGIAKCGSTYKCGKNWVALDLNGDGLDDLVNFYFGQNDGDEADGFISIYLFTGDRLVPWREKLPVDDMEQATSPFVSDADGDGKAELGLGVLPTRSARLVNLSNSRWYSFRMHQSQEGNTFPQTYLGRSTSFMTAGDFNGDGQTDLLAAPATLAAPSTNPYDPDYSDKPPLENSDYTNKLFDHFANTPYSILYGTAAGGPANLLNTVTNEQGGQVKTAYRPSTAYANKFLPFVLPTVATVTAADGRGDTATTAYSYANGYYDASRRRFLGFGTVTKSLPKIAGDTASPVVRTTYVLSNAAVGLPSKIEHLDDDGVVRRTVGETYALKTATLPYSALNTATTTTRTEGSVTRTLKTTRSFDAWGNITAEINHGRTDKEGDEVLVDTDYTVNTAKYIRSLPHRQRTYEGVDLTGTLLRQTLLFYDDNAHAAAPEQGSLTARRDYTTASSYQTSTFTYDPANGNRLTATISGDETTTWAYDGTYKLYVVKETNPLGHVTTSVPNAPCGAPASKTAANGVVTAYSYDVFCRPTLVENEVTGSYVRTSYAAFGDPLNQRIVTTTGRANHTGTADQAQYFDGLGRVWKVLTAGDGSSPTSYVETVYDDRGNKAKVSLP
- a CDS encoding benzoate/H(+) symporter BenE family transporter, whose amino-acid sequence is MLRDFSVQSLFMGVLIAFVGFASSFAVILHGLAGVGATETQAASGLMALSLSMGVCAIVISIITRLPVSIAWSTPGAALLATSGAVQGGFNAAVGAFLVCALLIVVAGLWKPLGRVVSSIPPALANAMLAGVLLSLCFAPVKAIAFNPLFGLPIVLAWAIVGSVNKLYAVPAALVAFVLVIAFGVEMPDGAFAKLSSALVPEAEFVPPVFNAAAMISIALPLFIVTMASQNIPGIAVLKVNDYHPNPGPLFATTGLFSLFSAPFGGHAVNLAAITAAMCAGPDSHPDRKRRYWSAINAGIAYIIFGLLAGAVTTFVSLAPPVLIEAVAGLALIGAFSSSAVAAFTEARTREAAAITFLVTASGVSFAGVSGAFWGLVAGGLMLALARFSRRKS
- a CDS encoding helix-turn-helix domain-containing protein — protein: MPAIRDHTEHVYRTAQQSSAAVSSPVAASWRRCMTLHGLAPEEARLPWRLDVGEFRQARERSEVLIAEAVGELDRLFAVIVKSGCCLLLTDDKGIALERRGADGDDADFRGVGLWSGTVWSEASVGTNGIGTAIADERPVVIHRDQHFLSRNIGLSCATAPIRDETGRLAAALDISTCRDDASEATLSILSQAVRDAAARIEANLFRRAFAEARIVLVPADRQGPALLAVDRDDLVLGATRAARQWLGLDDRRIAAGVPASDLLQEGVPREGAELPDAERAALRRVLSRTNGNVSMAADLLGISRATLYRKMKRLSLN
- the adh gene encoding aldehyde dehydrogenase, producing the protein MLHQKILDNPFKHKYGNFIGGEWREPVAGRYFDNTTPVTGGSLCQIARSDAADIELALDAAHAAKEKWGRTSTTERSNILMKIAARMEDNLELLARAETWDNGKPIRETMAADIPLAIDHFRYFAACIRAQEGSIGEIDHDTVAYHFHEPLGVVGQIIPWNFPILMAAWKVAPALAAGNCVVLKPAEQTPASILILAELIADLLPPGVLNIVNGFGLEAGKPLATSPRIAKIAFTGETTTGRLIMQYASQNLIPVTLELGGKSPNIFFADVLNEDDDYFDKALEGFAMFALNQGEVCTCPSRALVQESIYDRFMERAVKRVEAIRQGNPLDSATMIGAQASGEQLEKILSYIDIGKQEGAEVLAGGGRNVLEGDLAGGYYVKPTVFRGHNKMRIFQEEIFGPVVSVTTFKTEDEALEIANDTLYGLGAGVWSRDANRCYRFGREIQAGRVWTNCYHAYPAHAAFGGYKQSGIGRETHKMMLDHYQQTKNMLVSYSPKALGFF
- a CDS encoding integrase core domain-containing protein, with protein sequence MVWRETGIMEERLKFVAACLSGEETMAGLCALYGISRKTGYKWLRRFQLRGPAGLEDLPRAPLNHGRATAAELVERIVAEKEAHPLWGPKKIVARLARQDPATAWPSASTAGAILNRHGLVGRRRARWKGAGNGPWPEPAMPNAVWTGDHKGWFTTRDGWRCEPLTVMDVKSRYLLALEATGSTGDEEAWPVFERLFDEHGLPDRIRTDNGPPFAAAGVTGLTPLSLRFVRLGITLERIAPGKPQQNGKHERFHLTMLPLAKAPAADRAAQAEAFEAFRREYNEERPHETLGMDTPAEHYRASTRKMPVSPPEPDYPAEAAVRKVRHNGAVKWQGAEIYVSATLVGEVVAIEETESGEWTMRFYAHRLGFIDEKRGRLVRKTVLQPRPAVGLADELREEL
- a CDS encoding DUF779 domain-containing protein — translated: MTETSGEPRVLATDAAIALIREIRRDHPDILFHQSGGCCDGSSPMCYPADDYIVGDNDVKLGEIDGVPVYISASQYEVWKHTQLIIDVVPGRGGMFSLDNGREKRFLTRSRLFGGGERCVVPPRPLPRRAT